From one Solanum lycopersicum chromosome 12, SLM_r2.1 genomic stretch:
- the LOC104645017 gene encoding uncharacterized protein: MNSQKLSTNNVALQMITSVTLLFMSVYLSLFLDHIGEETRLFFPELKRSVEMVQELKQGVSEDFFFYQCISSSDESSDSDEYDTITHDGTGNEGGGSSNNDAENNNNGNDREDNNDDNNNRNNNNDEKDNDDDKDELDDDDEDEDQEEDEDVDDQDCDENDHQEDQAPKSKKQKVEKEKEIEEEKVDKEDKGKQK, encoded by the exons ATGAATTCTCAAAAACTTTCCACCAACAATGTTGCGCTCCAAATGATTACTTCGGTGACTCTCTTATTCATG AGTGTGTATCTGTCATTGTTTTTAGACCATATTGGAGAAGAGACAAg GTTATTTTTTCCCGAGCTTAAAAGATCTGTCGAGATGGTTCAAGAATTAAAGCAAGGTGTTAGTGAAGATTTCTTCTTTTATCAATGTATATCTAGTAGTGATGAGAGCTCTGACAGCGATGAGTATGATACTATTACACATGATGGAACGGGTAATGAAGGTGGTGGATCTTCTAATAACGATGCagagaataataataatggcaATGACCGTGAAGATAacaatgatgataataataatcgtAACAACAATAACGATGAAAAAGATAATGATGACGATAAGGATGAGCTtgacgatgatgatgaggatgaggatcAAGAAGAGGATGAGGATGTGGACGATCAAGATTGTGATGAAAATGATCATCAAGAAGATCAAGCACCAAAAAGCAAGAAGCAAAAGGTTGAGAAGGAAAAGGAGATAGAGGAGGAGAAAGTGGATAAGGAGGACAAGGGAaagcaaaaataa
- the LOC138340476 gene encoding uncharacterized protein — MESPSLPRTRTRLLFPFQPYEVKLAVFDLNADSTSGPDSFSGHFFQICWGIIKEDITRMFGFSEVIIDMIWRLVSNNWYSVLVNGQTHGFSHSSRGLKQGDPLSPTLFIIAAEVLSRGLNNLYSNKRFKGYGLPKWSPEINHLAYADDTILFCSADPHAIKMMIKVLKNTRILQTIPVYLLSAMNPPKGVQQIHKIFAKFFWSNSTGDRRKHWVAWDKMCLPKNEGSLGFRSLHDISKALLAKLWWNFRISRTRWST, encoded by the exons ATGGAATCCCCATCATTACCCAGGACCAGAACGAGGCTCTTATTCCCCTTCCAACCTTATGAAGTTAAATTAGCGGTATTTGATCTTAATGCTGACAGCACTAGTGGTCCTGATAGCTTCTCAGGGCACTTCTTCCAAATTTGCTGGGGCATAATTAAGGAAGATATCACTAGGATG TTTGGTTTCTCAGAGGTGATAATTGACATGATTTGGAGACTAGTATCTAATAATTGGTACTCAGTGTTAGTGAATGGGCAAACCCATGGTTTTTCTCATTCCTCTAGAGGACTCAAGCAGGGTGATCCTCTGTCTCcaactttatttattatagcTGCAGAAGTTTTATCAAGAGGGCTAAATAATCTCTACTCAAACAAAAGATTCAAGGGATATGGATTGCCAAAGTGGAGCCCAGAGATTAACCACCTTGCATATGCTGATGATACAATCTTATTCTGTTCTGCGGACCCACATGCCATAAAGATGATGATTAAGGTTCTAAAAAATACGAGGATACTTCAG ACAATACCTGTCTATTTGCTTTCTGCTATGAACCCTCCTAAAGGGGTTCAGCAAATCCACAAGATATTTGCTAAATTCTTTTGGAGTAACTCTACAGGTGATAGAAGGAAACATTGGGTAGCTTGGGATAAGATGTGTCTTCCCAAGAATGAAGGGAGTCTAGGATTTAGATCACTTCATGACATATCTAAGGCCCTTCTTGCAAAGCTATGGTGGAACTTTAGAATATCTAGGACTAGATGGAGCACCTAA
- the LOC101259719 gene encoding uncharacterized protein: MAGKSVAKAVGRYQYPWQEKLAKYKDELSKGVWGYWELGAWKPLGMSARHRARLRKEVVVAGQDWPYDPARKEMRTKQKGHKCDRISAEKRAKTAELMQKMPEMLADYRKRKWERKMKAEEDAARKSLQE; this comes from the coding sequence ATGGCTGGAAAGTCTGTAGCAAAAGCAGTTGGGCGATATCAATATCCATGGCAAGAAAAGTTGGCAAAATACAAGGATGAGCTTTCAAAGGGAGTTTGGGGTTACTGGGAGCTTGGAGCCTGGAAACCTCTGGGGATGAGTGCTCGCCATCGAGCTCGTCTGCGCAAGGAAGTTGTTGTTGCTGGACAAGATTGGCCATACGATCCAGCGAGAAAGGAAATGAGAACGAAGCAGAAAGGGCACAAGTGTGACAGAATATCAGCAGAAAAACGGGCAAAGACAGCCGAACTGATGCAAAAAATGCCTGAAATGTTGGCTGATTACAGGAAGAGAAAGTGGGAAAGGAAAATGAAAGCAGAAGAAGATGCTGCCAGAAAATCATTGCAAGAATAG